CTCCATCGCCTCGATGCGGCGATGATTGGCGACCGGGCCCATCTGCGTTCCGGCCTCGAGGCCGTTGCCGACCACCACCGAGCGGGCCTTCTCGGCGAAGGCCCTGGCGAAAGCCTCGTAGATCGGCTCCTGCACGAAGAAGCGGGTCGGCGAGGTGCAGACCTGGCCGGCATTGCGCGACTTGCGGATCGCCGAGGCCATCGCCGCCGCGACCGGGTCGACGTCGTCGCAGACGATCACCGGGGCATGGCCGCCGAGCTCCATCAGCACCGGCTTCATATGGTCGGCGGCGATCCGGGTCAGATGCTTGCCGACCGCGGTCGAGCCGGTGAAGGCGATCAGCCGGGTCTGCTCCTGCGGGATCAGATAGGAGGAGATGTCGGCCGGCACGCCGAAGACGAGGTTGAACACGCCGGGCGGCAGGCCGGCGTCGTGCAAGGCGCGGGCGATGTGGAGCGCACCCGCTGGTGTCTCTTCGGCCGCCTTCAGGATGATCGAGCAGCCCGCCGCCAGCGCCCCGGCGATCTTGCGCGCCGGCTGGCTCATCGGAAAATTCCAGGGCGAGAAGGCCGCGACCATGCCGATCGGCTGGTGCATCACGACATATTTGATGCCGGGCTCGCTCGGGATCACCCTTCCATAGGTGCGCTGGCCCTCGGCCGCGTCCCATTCGAAGAATTCGCAGCCGCGGATCACCTCGAGCTGCGCCTGGGCGAAGGGCTTGCCGTGCTCGAGCGTGATCGAATGGGCGATCTCGTCGATGCGGGCGCGCATCAGCGCCGCCGCCTTGAGCATGATCTCGCCACGGACGCGCGGTGACATCCGGCTCCAGACCCTGAAGCCTTCCCTGGCCGCGGTCAGCGCATCGTCGAGATCGGCACGAGCGGCAACAGGAAGCGCGCCGATCACGCTCTCATCGGCTGGGTTGAGCACCGGCAGGCTGTCGGAGGTCTTGCGCCAGGCGCCACCGATATAGAGCTGCAGGTCGGGATAGGCGGTCATGAAAAGCCTCGAACGGAGCGGCCAGCGGCGCGATGTCGAGGCATGATGGCCTTGGCCATCACCATATGGAATTCAGCTTATTTGTCTGAATTGAGATGATCTGCTTATAAATACCGCCATGGCGGTCACGCTCCGACAAATCCAGGCCTTCCTCGCCGTTGCCGAACTCGGCACCTTCACCAAGGCGGCGGAGCGGCTGCACATGGCGCAGCCGGCGCTGTCGCAATTGGTGCGCGAGCTGGAACAGGCGCTCGGCATCCGCCTGTTCGATCGCACGACGCGCCGGGTCGAACTGACCGAGGGTGGCCAGGAGTTCCAGGGCGCCTCGGCCAAGATCGTCCATGATCTCGACCTCGCCATCCAGAACGCCAACGACCTCGCCGAGCGCCGGCGCGGCAAGATCACCGTCGCTGCCCCGCCTTTGCTGGCGGCGGCGATCCTGCCCGAGGCGATCGCCGAGATGCGCGAGCGCTTTCCCGGCGTGCAGGTCGCGGTGCTCGACGCGCGCACAGACACGATCATCGAGGCCGTCAGGACGAACCGGGTCGATTGCGGCCTCGGGACATTCGCGGCCGTCGAGGACGGCATCGAGCGCATCCCGATGGCGCGCGACCAGCTGATGCTGTTCTGCAGCCCCGGCAGCCGGTTTGCTGGAGCAACGGTGGATTGGCGGGAGCTGCAGGGCGAGCCGCTGATCACGCTGACGCGCGACAGCGGCATCCGGCTCCTGGTCGAGGTCGCCTATGAGACCGTCGGCATCCCGCTCGTCCCGGCCTATGAGGTCTCGCAGATCACCACCGCGCTCGCTTTGGTCGAAGCACGGCTAGGCGTCGCCGTGCTCCCGACCTATGCGCGTGCGGCGGCGCCGCATCGCCGCATCCTGGCGAGGCCGCTGACGAACCCCGCGATCGCGCGGGACATCGTCATGATCAGGCCCGGCGGCCGCTCGGTCTCGCCGGCACTGGCGACGTTCGAAGCCGTGCTGCGCCGCCATGTCCGCCGCCTGACGCCAGCCGACATCGACTGAGTTCGGCGCGGCCTATGCTAGGAAGCGCCTGCCAACTCGGCCTGGAGGAAGGCCATGAAGGCGGGATCGTCGGCGTAGGCGACATTGACCCGCATGCCGGCCGTTTTTTCATCGCCTTCGGGCTGGTGCCGCTCCGGCATGAAGACCGTGCCGGGCGCGATGAAGATGCCCTGCTCCGAGGCCCGGCGCGCCAGCGCCAGGTCGTCGAGGCCCGGCGGCAAGCCGACCCAGAGATAATAGCCGCCGCCCTGGCGCGAGAAGATTGGCAGGCCGAGGCGCTCCAGGCCGGCGAAGGCAGTGCGAGTTGCCTTGCCGATCCGCTCCCGCAGGCGCTTGAGGTGGTGGCGATACTGGCCGCTGGCGATCAGGTCGCTGACCAGCCGCTCCAGATAGCCCGAGGAGTTGACCACGGTCAGCATCTTCATGTCGCCGAGCGAGCGGGCGAGCGCCGGGCTCGCGGCGACATAGCCGATGCGCAGACTGGCCGAGAGCGTCTTGGAGAAGGTGCCGAGATAGATCACGCGCTCCAATTGATCGAGCGCAGCGAGCCGCGGCGCGCTCGCCGGCATCACGTCGGCGAAGGGATCGTCCTCGACGATGATCAGATCGTGCTGGGCGGCGAGCTGCAGCAGGCGATGGGCGATCGGCAGGGCGATCGAGCCGCCAGTCGGGTTATGTGCCAGCGACTGGGTGAAGAACACCTTCGGCCGGTGCCGCGCGATCTGCGCGGCAAGGTCGTCGAGGTCCGGCCCGTCCGGCAGCCGCCGGACGCCGGCCATCTCGATGCGGGCAAGCTTCAGCTTGCCAAAGAGCGGATAATAGCCGGGGCTGTCGACCAGGACGGTATCGCCGGGCTGCAGCAGCTGGCGGATGATCAGGTCGAGCGCGTGATTGGCGCCGAAAGTCATCAGGATCTGCGCCGGCGAGACCTGGATCGAGCGCTCGGCCAGCATCAGCCCGATCTGGGTGCGTAAGGGCGCATAGCCGACCGGATCACCATAGCCGTGCTCGATCGGCAGGTCGCCCTTGCCGCTGCGGACGCGCAGATGCCGCCCGAGCTCGGAATCCTCCATCCAGGAGCGCGGCGGGCGGCCATCGCCGACGCGCACGGGATGGACCTGACAGAGCTGTTCGCGCAGCAGCGAGACGATGTCGATCGCCTCGCTCATATGCGGCGGCGGCGCCTCGCTCGGCCGCAGCCCCGGCGCGCGGACATAGAAGCCGGCGCCTCGCCGGGCCTCGAGCCGGCCGCTGGCGACGAGCCGATCATAGACCTCGACCATGGTGTTCTTGGAGACGCCGTATTCGCCGGCCGCCAGCCGCAGCGAGGCCATGCGCCGGCCGGGCTGCAGCAGCCCCTCGTCGATCATCCGGCTGATCCGGGCGACGATCGCGCCGGTACGGTTGCTGTCGACCTGCTCGTCCATCAAGCCTCGCATCTGTACCAGTCAATTCACTAGTACAGAGAATGGGACATTGCGGAAATTGTGCCTTGCCGCTCTCCGGCGATTGTCCGAGCTTGTCAACCGAAGAAGCGCCGATGCTGATCGCGCGGTGCATGAAAAACCCCGGCTGGGGAGGACACGACATGGTGACGGCCGAGGCGCACAGCGCCGCCGGGCGCGAGGTGAATTCGCGCATCGAGAACTATCGCAATCTGAGCTGCGCCGAGCGGCTGGAACAGGCTGTCGCGGCGGCCGGGCTGTCCGATGCCGATCGCGCCTTGCTGGCGCGGCCCGGCGCACTGCCGCTCACCCTCGCCAACGGCATGATCGAGAACGTCGTCGGCACCTTCGAACTGCCGCTCGGCATCGCCACCAACTTCACCGTCAACGGCAAGGACTATCTGATCCCCATGGCCGTCGAGGAACCGTCGGTGGTGGCCGCCGCTTCCTATATGGCCCGGATCGCCCGCGGCTCCGGCGGCTTCCGCACCTCGAGCGACCGGCCGATCATGCGGGCGCAGGTCCAGCTGCTCGGCGTCGGCGATCCCGAGGGCGCGCGCCACAAGCTGCTGGCGGCGCAGGCCGAGATCGTCGCCGCCGCCAATGCCAGGGACAAGGTGCTGGTCTCGCTCGGCGGCGGCTGCCAGGGCATCGAGGTCCACGTCTTCCCGCAGACACCGCGCGGGCCGATCGTGGTGATGCACCTGCTCGTCGACGTCCGCGATGCGATGGGCGCCAACACCGTCAACACCATGGCCGAGACGGTGGCGCCGATCGTCGAGCGCATCACCGGCGGCACTGTGCGCCTGCGCATCCTGTCCAACCTCGCCGATCTCCGGCTGGCGCGCGCCAGCGTCACCGTCCCCGAGGCGGCGCTGGCGACCAAGGAGTTCTCGGGCCGGCGCATGATCGACGGCATGCTCGACGCCTATACCTTCGCCGCGATCGACCCCTACCGCGCCACCACCCACAACAAGGGCATCATGAACGGCATCGACCCCGTCGTGGTCGCGACCGGCAATGACTGGCGCGCGATCGAGGCCGGGGCCCATGCCTATGCCGCCCGAAGCGGGCGCTACACCTCGCTGACGACCTGGGAAGAGGATCGCGACGGCAATCTCGTCGGCTCGATCGAGATGCCGATGGCGCTTGGCCTCGTCGGCGGCGCGACCAAGACCCATCCGCTGGCGCAATGGGCGCTGCGCCTGCTCGGCGTCACCAGCGCGCAGGAGCTGGCCGAGGTCACCGTCGCCGTCGGCCTCGCCCAGAACATGGCGGCGCTCAGGGCGCTCGCGACCGAAGGCATCCAGCGCGGCCATATGGCCCTGCACGCCCGCAACATCGCCATCGTCGCCGGCGCGGAGGGCGCCGAGATCGAGGTGATCGCCGCCGAGCTCGCCCGCACCCACGACGTCCGCGTCGACCGGGCGCGCGAGCTTCTCGCCGAGCGGCGCAAGGGCTGACCTTTTCCAGGATTCACCACAGAACCGCAGCAAGCGGACGACAACCGGAGGAACGTTCATGGACAATCGCATCACCCGCCGCACGCTCGGTGCCCTGCTGGTCTCGGCCGGCATGGCGCTGTCGCTGCCGGCTTACGCACAGAACGAGATCAAGATCGGCTACAACGCCGACCAGTCGGCCTCTGGCGCGGCCGAGCTCGGCCTGTCCGGCCTCTACGGCTTCCAGGCCGCGATCGACGACCTCAACGCCCAGGGCGGCGTCCTCGGCCGCAAGGTCGTCGGCGTGGTCCGTGACGATGCCGGCGCGCCGCCGAAGTCGATCCAGAACATGAACGAGCTGATCGACAACGAGAAGGTCGCAGCCGTGGTCGGCCCGACCAACTCGGGCAATGCGCTGGCTTGGCTGCACATCCCACAGCAGAAGAAGGTGCCGGTGATCTCGCATGTCGCGACCGCGACCGACATCACCGCCCGCTATGCCAAGGAGCCGCAGAACTACATCTTCCGGGTGTCGATGGTCGATCGCGAGCAGCTTGCCCTGCTCGCCGCCTATGCGGTCAAAGCGTCGAAGAGCAAGAACATCGCGATCATCGCCGATACCACCGGCTACGGCCAGGCGGCGACCAAGGACCTGCAGGAAATCCTGACCCTGCACGGCATCAAGCCGGTCGGCATCGAGAAGTTCGGGCCGAAGGACACCGACATGACCTCGCAGCTCGCCAAGCTGAAGGCGGCCGGCGCCGACATGATCATCACCGGCTCGCTGGCGGATGCGACCGCGCAGGTGCTGAAGAGCATGGAGAAGATGGACTACTATCCCGGCCTGCTCTCGACCTGGGGCTCGATCAACACGCCGCTGGTCAACATCGCCGGTCCCAAGCTCGCCGAGAAGACCGTCTTCGCCGCCTCGACCACCGAGGATGCCAGCGACCGGGCCGCAGCGCTGCACAAGCGCCTCGTCGCCAAGCATCCGAACATGCCGGCCTTCGTCTCGGCTGCGCAGGGCTATGACGCAGTGATGCTGATCGCCGCCGCGATCAAGCAGGCTGAGGGCACCGACGGCCCGAAGCTGCAGGCGGCGCTGGAGAATCTCGGCGCGGTGCAGGGCATCATCAAGAAATACGAGAAGCCCTTCAGCAAGGAGCAGCACGAGGCGCTCGGCGTCGCCGACTTCCACCTCGCGCAGTGGAAGGACGGCCGGGTGGTCAAGCTCGACGACGCCGTGGTCAAGGGCCTGACGGCGGCTGATCTGAAGCGCTGACGTCTCCATCGGGCTTCCGCCCGTCATGGTCGGCCTCGTGCCGACCATCCATGTCTTCGCTTGATCGATCGAACGCGGTGTTCAAGACGTGGATGCTCGCCACAAGGGCGAGCATGACGAGGCCGGAGCGGCTTTGGCTGGTCATGGCGGAGAGACGATGACGGCATTCCTTCAGGCTCTGGCCAGCGGCTTGGCGCTGGGCGCGATCTACGGGCTGATCGCGCTCGGCTTCAACATCACCTACGCCACGACCAAGACCTTCAATTTCGGCCAGGGCGCCTTCCTCGTGCCGGGCAGCCTGGTCGGCGTCTCCCTGCTGCTGCTGGCGGCGGGCAAGCCGCATTTCGGCAATCTGACCCAGGCCGAGATGACGATGACGGCTTATGTGCTGGCGACGATCGCCAGTGTCGTCGTGGTCGGCGCGATCGGCATCGCGCTCTATTACTGCGCGATCAAGCCCTTCGTCGGGGCCGGTGGCCTCAACTGGGTGCTGAGCACGATCGGCTTCGGCATCATCATGCAGAACACCGCGCTGGCGATCTGGGGCCCGGCCTCGATCGCAGTGCCCTCGCCACTCGGCTCCGAGGTTTGGCGCATCGCCGGCGCCGGTATCCGGCCACAGGAGGTGCTGATCGCCGTGGTCGCGGTCGCCGTCATGGTCGGGCTCGACATCGTCCTGCGCAAGACGCGTTTCGGCAAGGCGCTGCGGGCCGTCGCCTTCAACCCGCAGGCGGCAGCGATCGTCGGCATCAATGTCGAGACGATCGTGATCCTCGCCTTCGTCATCTCCTCGGCACTGGCCGGGCTCGCCGGCATCCTGATCGCGCCGATCACCACGGCCTCCGTCTTCATCGGCCTCGGCATCGCGCTGAAGGCCTTCTCGGCCGCGATCGTCGGCGGCCTGACCAGCCCGCGCGGCTGCATGCTCGGCGGCTTCCTGCTCGGGATCGTCGAGGCGCTGGTCGGGCTCTGGCGCGCCGAGATGCGCGAGATCACCATCTTCCTGCTGATCATCATCGTCCTCGTCGTCCGCCCGAGCGGGCTGATGGGCGCGCGCAGCGTAGAGAAGATCTGATGCCGGCGCTCGCCCATGCCATCGGGGTGGCGGCGCTGGCAGTGGCCCTCGCGCTCGTGCCCCTGTTCGGCTTCAACGATTTCTACCTGCAGATCCTGTTCACGATCGGAGTGAACTATCTCGCCGCCGCCGGCCTCAACGTGCTCGTCGGCTATGCCGGCCAGAAATCGCTGGGCCATGCCGGCCTCTTCGCGGTCGGCGCCTATACGGCGGCGATCGCCAATATCGAATGGGGGCTCTCGCCCTGGCTGTCGCTGCTCTTGGCCTGCGGCTTCGGCGCGGTCTTCGGCCTGGTCATCGCCATGCCTTCGGTGCGCGTCTCGGGCCCCAGCCTTGCCATGGTGACGATCGGCTTCGGCATCGTCGTCGAGAAGATCGTCACGGAATGGACCGACATCTTCAAGGGCCAGGCCGGCTTCTACGGCATCAGCGCGCCCTCGTTCGCCGGTGTCAGCTTCACCAATATGCACTGGGTCTGGTTCGTCGGCACGCTCTGCCTCGCCACCCATCTCACGCTGCGCTCGCTGCTCGCCGGCCGCTATGGCCGCGCCTTCCTTGGCGTGCAGATGGCCGAGCCGGCAGCGCAATCCGTCGGCATCTCCGTGGTGCGGGCCAAGACACTGGCCTTCGTCATCTCGGCCGTGACCTGCGCCCTCGCCGGCGCCGTGGTCGCGCAGCAGAACCAGTATTTCAATTCGGACTTCATCACCTTCAACCTGTCGATCTTCCTGCTGGTCGTGGTGATTTTCGGCGGCTCGGGCTCGCTCTACGGGCCGCTCTTCGGAGCGGTGATCCTGACCCTGCTCGACGCCTGGCTGGCGCGTTGGCCGGCCTTGCAGCACTTCAGCTATGGCGCGCTGCTGCTGTTCTCGCTCTATCTGATGCCGAATGGCATCGCCGGGGCGGTCTCCGGCCTCGCTGCGCGCTGGCGGCAGGGGAAAGTGTTTCCGCCAGCGGTCCTCGGCCATAGCGCTCTGGCGGCGACGTCCACAGCGGCGGCCGGCGGCGAGATCCTCGTCGTCAAGGACCTCTACAAGGCCTATGGCGGCATCGTGCCGGTGCGCAACGTCTCCTTCACGATCAGCGCCGGCAAGGTCCATGCGCTGATCGGCCCGAACGGCGCCGGCAAGACGACGCTGCTCAACCTGCTCTCCGGCCATGTCGCGCCGGGCAGCGGCTCGATCCGCTTCGAGGGTCCGGAGATCGCCGGCTGGCCGGCGCATCGCGTCGCCTCGCTCGGCATCGCCCGCACCTTCCAGAACCTCAAGCTGTTCGGCGAGCTTTCGGCGCTCGACAATGTCCTGCTCGGCGCGCATCGCCATATCGAGACCGGCTTCGCCGCCTCGCTGCTCGGTCTGCCGTCGAGTCGACAGGCGGAGGCCACCGCCCGCGCCGACGCACTGGCGCTGCTTGCTGATCTTGGCCTCGGCGAGCGCGCCTATGAGCCGGCAAAGAGCCTGCCTTACGGCCTGCAGCGGCGGCTCGAGATCGCCCGCGCGCTTGCCTCAAAGCCCAAATTGCTGCTGCTCGACGAGCCAGCGGCCGGCCTGAACCCACAGGAGACGCATGAGCTCGGCGAGGTCATCCGCCGCATCCAGCAGGCCGGCGTCACCGTGCTGCTGATCGAGCACCATATGGACCTCGTCATGGGCATCTCGCAGCATGTGCTGGTGCTCGACTATGGCGCGCTGATCGCCGAGGGGCGGCCGGAGGCGATCCGGCAGAATCCCAAGGTCATCGCCGCCTATCTCGGCGCTGACGATGATGCCGCCGTGACCGGAGACGCCGCATGACCATGCTCGCGATCGAAGGTCTGAAAGTCCGCTATGGCGCTGTCGAGGCGCTGAAGGGCATCTCGCTGCAGGTCGGCCAGGGCGAGGTCGTCACGCTGATCGGCGGCAACGGGGCCGGCAAGTCGACGCTGATGCGGGCGATCGGTGGGTTGGTGAAGGTCGCCAACGGCTCGATCCGCTTCGAGGGCAACGACATCACCGGCATCAAGGGCCACGACTGCGTCCGCCTCGGCATCGGTCACTCACCGGAGGGGCGCTTGGTCTTCGGCGACCAGAGCGTGCGCGACAATCTTGTGCTGGGCGCCTATGCGCGCCGCGACGAGGATGGCATCGCCAGCGATGTTGAGCGCTATTTCGCCGTCTTCCCGCGCCTCGCCGAGCGGCAGGACCAACTCGCCGGAACGCTCTCCGGCGGCGAGCAGCAGATGCTGGCGATCGCTCGCGCCCTGATGGCGCGGCCGAAGCTGCTCCTGCTCGACGAACCCTCGCTTGGCCTCGCGCCGCTGATCGTGCGCGAGGTCTTCGCCGTGATCCGCCGGCTGCGCGAGGAGGGCATGACGATCCTGCTGGTCGAGCAGATGGCCAATCAGGCGCTCGCCATCGCCGACCGCGCCTATGTCATCGAGACCGGCACGATCACGCTCGAAGGCACCGGTGCCGAGCTGCTGCGCGACGAGCGCGTGCGCTCGGCCTATCTCGGCGCCTGACGATGGCAGGCGACAGCGTCACCATCGTCGAGGTCGGCCCGCGCGATGGCTTGCAGAACGAGACGGCCGAGATCGCGACCGCGGAGAAGCTGGCGCTGATCGGCATGCTCGCCGATGCCGGGCTTTCCCGGATCGAGGCGACCGCTTTCGTCTCGCCGCGCTGGGTGCCGCAGATGGCCGACCACGAGGCGGTGATGCGCGGCGTCGGCCGCCGGCAAGGCGTGAGCTATTCCGCCCTGGTCCCCAATGAGAAAGGCGCCGAGGCCGCGCTCGCCGCCGGCGCGCAGGCGCTCGCCGTATTCACCGCGGCGTCGGAGAGCTTCTGCCGGAAGAACACCAATTGCTTGATCGCCGAGAGCATCGAGCGCTTCCGGCCGGTGATGGCGCTAGCCGAGCGCGCCGGCGTGGCCGTGCGCGGCTATGTCTCCTGCGCGCTCGACTGCCCCTATGAAGGAAAGATCGCGCCCGAGGCAGTGGCAACGGTCACGGCCGAACTGCTCGCGCTCGGCTGCAGCGAGATCGCCCTGTCAGACACGCTCGGTCGCGGCACGCCGGAGCGCACGGCGACTATGGTCGAGGCGGCGCTGCGACGGGCGCCGGCTGCCATGTTGGCCGGGCATTTCCACGACACCTCCGGCCAGGCCATCGCCAATGTCGCGGCGGCCTGGGAGCTGGGCTTGCGTGTCTTCGACGGCTCGGTTGGCGGTCTCGGTGGCTGCCCCTATGCACCCGGGGCGGCCGGCAATCTCGCGACCGAGCGACTGGTCGCGCATTTCGAGGCCCAGGGCATCGCGACCGGGATCGACCGCGCTCGCCTGGAAGCGACAGCGGCATGGATCGCCGGCCGCCGAGCAGCTGCAGCACCATAGCAGGGCGGCCTGACGCCGCCCCGCCAGGAGGCCTGATCAGGCGACGAGGAAGCCGGCGTCGACCGGATCGTCGCGGTTGATCGTCCAGCGTGCGGTGCCGAGCAGGCCGGCAGTGCCCTTGACGGTGGGGCGCACGGCGCGCGTGCCGTTCAGGCTGGTTTCGCCGATCAGGCAACCTTCGAAGGTGCCGGAGCCGAGCAGGCCTTCCGAGCGGATCGGCTGGTGCAGCTTCATCAGGCCGCGCGCCTCGTACATCGCCATCATCGCGCTGGTGCCGGTCCCGCCGGGCGAGCGATCGAGCTGGCCGGCCGAGAAGACATGGACGTTCTTGTAGAAGGCGCCCTCGATCGTCGGCTCGTGCCAGAAGGTGACGAAGTTGAAGTTGTTGATATGCGCCGAGGCCGGGTGCTGGATCGCGACCTTCTGGCGAAGCTGCTCGCGGGCGATGATGCCGAGGCGGGACAGCTCGGAGCCGTTCTCCGGCGAGATCCGGAGCGAGGTGCCGCGCAGGTCGATGATCCCGAAATAATTGCCGCCCCAGACGATGTCGGCCTTGAGCGAGCCGACGCCCGGCAGGTCGAACGGCACGTCCTGCGCCGCGACATAGGCCGGCACGTTCTCGAAGCGGGTCCAGACCACGTCGGGACCGTCATTGGCGACCTCGGCGGTGACCAGCCCGGCGGTGGTCTCGAAGCGGATGGTGGTGCGGCCGTTCTCGCCGCGCCGGACGAGGCCGAGCGCGACCATCGCCATGCCGACCGCGATCGTGCCGTGGCCGCACATATGGGAGTACTGGGTGCCGTCGATATAGATCAGGCCGGCATCGTAGTCCGGGCTCGACGGCGGCGTCAGGAACACGCCGAACATGTCCTTGTGGCCGCGCGGCTCGCGCATCAGGGCGCAGCGCAGCCAGTCGTAGTTCTCCTCGAGGAAGCGGCGCTTCTCCAGGATGCTCGATCCGGCGGGGTACGGAATCCCGCTATGGATGATGCAGAGGGGTTCACCCTCGGTATGCGTGTAGACGACGTCGAAGACATTCTGCTGGCGCATGGTCCGCTCCTTGGGAAAACAGTTGGTAGACAGGGCTATCGGCGTCTCTCGGAGAGCACGTCGAGGCCGATGGTGAGGTCGAGCAGTACGATCACGATGGCGGCGACGATGATGGTCAGGCCGGAGACCGCGGCGATGGTCGGGTCGATCGTGTACTGGACGTAATTGAACAGCTTGACCGGGATCGTGGTCAGCTCGGCCGTCGTGTTGAAGATGCTGAGCTCGACATTGATCCAGGAGGCGATGAAGGCGAAGATCGCGCCGCTAACGAGCCCGCTGCGAATCTGCGGCAAGGTCACCAGAAAGAACGTCGTGAGAGGCCGGGCGCCGAGATCGGCCGACGCCTCTTCTAGGCTGCGCTGGTCTTCGCTGAGCTGCGGCAGCACGGCGCGCAGCACGAAGGGCATGATGATCACGACATGCCCGACCAGCAGCGCCGGAAAGCTGCGGACGAGGCCGATCGCGCTACCGTATTGCAGCAGCGCCGCGCCGAGCACGACATGCGGCAGGATCAGCGGCGACATCAGCGTTTCCGAAAGCAGGCCGCGACCGGTGAAGCGGTAGCGGGCGATCGCGATCGCCGCCGGCACCGCCAGCACAACCGCGACGACGGTCGCAGCGACCGCGAGCAGCGTGCTGATCAGGAAGGCCGAGACATAGGACGGATCGCCCAGCATCTTGCCGTACCAGGCGAGGGTGAGCCCCTGCGGCGGGAAGGCGAGGAAGCTGGTCGTGGTCAGCGAGGCCCCGACGAGGACGACGAGCGGCAAAGCGAGATAGGCGAGCGCGGCGAGGGAGACGATGCGGACGAGAGCTGACACCATCTCAGGCCCTCCTCGGCTCACTGAGCCGTCCGGCGATGGCGACGAGCGCCAGCGTCAGCACCAGCATGGTGATGCTGAGCGCACCGCCATAGTTGAAGTCGAAGACAGAGCTGTATTGCTGGAAGATCAGCATCGAGAAGACGGTGATCCGCCCGCCGCTGAGCAGCGCCGGCGTGACATAGGCGCTGACGGCCAGCATGAAGACCATGACGGCCCCGGCCATCAGACCGGGCAGGCTGAGCGGGAAGATGATGGTGCGGAAGGTGCCGGCGGGCGTCGCGCCGAGATCGGCGGAGGCGTGCTCCAGCGCCGGATCGACCTTGGCGAGCGCATTGCCTACTGCGAGCACGATGAAGGGCAGGAGGATGTAGACGAGGCCGATCAGGATGCCGAGCTCGGTGCCGAGGAAGCGCATCGGCCGCTCTATCAGGCCGAGACCGATCAGCCCGTCATTGACGAGGCCATTGCGGCCGAGCAGCACCATCCAGCCGAAAGAGCGCACGATGTTGCTGGTGAACAGCGGCACGACCAGCAGGATCACGCAGAACCGGCGCCAGGGCCGCCATTTGACGATGCGGACGAGATACCAGGCGAGCGGGTAGCCGATCAGCACGCAGACCAGCGTGGTCAGCGCCCCTATCCGGAAGGTCACCCAGAGCACATCCCAGTGATAGGCGTCGGCGAGGATGCGGACGTAATGCGCGAAGGTCGGCTGGCCGGCCGCCGTCGTCAGGCTCGCGATCAGGACGACCGCCATCGGCGCCAGGAAGAAGGCGACGAAGAAGGCCGCTGGCAGGGCGCAGAGCA
This genomic interval from Bosea sp. 29B contains the following:
- a CDS encoding branched-chain amino acid ABC transporter permease — its product is MTAFLQALASGLALGAIYGLIALGFNITYATTKTFNFGQGAFLVPGSLVGVSLLLLAAGKPHFGNLTQAEMTMTAYVLATIASVVVVGAIGIALYYCAIKPFVGAGGLNWVLSTIGFGIIMQNTALAIWGPASIAVPSPLGSEVWRIAGAGIRPQEVLIAVVAVAVMVGLDIVLRKTRFGKALRAVAFNPQAAAIVGINVETIVILAFVISSALAGLAGILIAPITTASVFIGLGIALKAFSAAIVGGLTSPRGCMLGGFLLGIVEALVGLWRAEMREITIFLLIIIVLVVRPSGLMGARSVEKI
- a CDS encoding NAD-dependent succinate-semialdehyde dehydrogenase — encoded protein: MTAYPDLQLYIGGAWRKTSDSLPVLNPADESVIGALPVAARADLDDALTAAREGFRVWSRMSPRVRGEIMLKAAALMRARIDEIAHSITLEHGKPFAQAQLEVIRGCEFFEWDAAEGQRTYGRVIPSEPGIKYVVMHQPIGMVAAFSPWNFPMSQPARKIAGALAAGCSIILKAAEETPAGALHIARALHDAGLPPGVFNLVFGVPADISSYLIPQEQTRLIAFTGSTAVGKHLTRIAADHMKPVLMELGGHAPVIVCDDVDPVAAAMASAIRKSRNAGQVCTSPTRFFVQEPIYEAFARAFAEKARSVVVGNGLEAGTQMGPVANHRRIEAMETLVADAKAKGARVLAGGERIGNRGYFFPVTVLADVPDDARIMREEPFGPLAVINPVSTLDDAISKANGLPFGLAAYAFTHSASRADRLADEIEAGNVSINTLEASVAETPFGGVKDSGYGREGGAEGLSHYTIIKTVSHRMAI
- a CDS encoding hydroxymethylglutaryl-CoA reductase, degradative, whose protein sequence is MVTAEAHSAAGREVNSRIENYRNLSCAERLEQAVAAAGLSDADRALLARPGALPLTLANGMIENVVGTFELPLGIATNFTVNGKDYLIPMAVEEPSVVAAASYMARIARGSGGFRTSSDRPIMRAQVQLLGVGDPEGARHKLLAAQAEIVAAANARDKVLVSLGGGCQGIEVHVFPQTPRGPIVVMHLLVDVRDAMGANTVNTMAETVAPIVERITGGTVRLRILSNLADLRLARASVTVPEAALATKEFSGRRMIDGMLDAYTFAAIDPYRATTHNKGIMNGIDPVVVATGNDWRAIEAGAHAYAARSGRYTSLTTWEEDRDGNLVGSIEMPMALGLVGGATKTHPLAQWALRLLGVTSAQELAEVTVAVGLAQNMAALRALATEGIQRGHMALHARNIAIVAGAEGAEIEVIAAELARTHDVRVDRARELLAERRKG
- a CDS encoding LysR family transcriptional regulator, which gives rise to MAVTLRQIQAFLAVAELGTFTKAAERLHMAQPALSQLVRELEQALGIRLFDRTTRRVELTEGGQEFQGASAKIVHDLDLAIQNANDLAERRRGKITVAAPPLLAAAILPEAIAEMRERFPGVQVAVLDARTDTIIEAVRTNRVDCGLGTFAAVEDGIERIPMARDQLMLFCSPGSRFAGATVDWRELQGEPLITLTRDSGIRLLVEVAYETVGIPLVPAYEVSQITTALALVEARLGVAVLPTYARAAAPHRRILARPLTNPAIARDIVMIRPGGRSVSPALATFEAVLRRHVRRLTPADID
- a CDS encoding ABC transporter substrate-binding protein; translated protein: MDNRITRRTLGALLVSAGMALSLPAYAQNEIKIGYNADQSASGAAELGLSGLYGFQAAIDDLNAQGGVLGRKVVGVVRDDAGAPPKSIQNMNELIDNEKVAAVVGPTNSGNALAWLHIPQQKKVPVISHVATATDITARYAKEPQNYIFRVSMVDREQLALLAAYAVKASKSKNIAIIADTTGYGQAATKDLQEILTLHGIKPVGIEKFGPKDTDMTSQLAKLKAAGADMIITGSLADATAQVLKSMEKMDYYPGLLSTWGSINTPLVNIAGPKLAEKTVFAASTTEDASDRAAALHKRLVAKHPNMPAFVSAAQGYDAVMLIAAAIKQAEGTDGPKLQAALENLGAVQGIIKKYEKPFSKEQHEALGVADFHLAQWKDGRVVKLDDAVVKGLTAADLKR
- a CDS encoding PLP-dependent aminotransferase family protein translates to MDEQVDSNRTGAIVARISRMIDEGLLQPGRRMASLRLAAGEYGVSKNTMVEVYDRLVASGRLEARRGAGFYVRAPGLRPSEAPPPHMSEAIDIVSLLREQLCQVHPVRVGDGRPPRSWMEDSELGRHLRVRSGKGDLPIEHGYGDPVGYAPLRTQIGLMLAERSIQVSPAQILMTFGANHALDLIIRQLLQPGDTVLVDSPGYYPLFGKLKLARIEMAGVRRLPDGPDLDDLAAQIARHRPKVFFTQSLAHNPTGGSIALPIAHRLLQLAAQHDLIIVEDDPFADVMPASAPRLAALDQLERVIYLGTFSKTLSASLRIGYVAASPALARSLGDMKMLTVVNSSGYLERLVSDLIASGQYRHHLKRLRERIGKATRTAFAGLERLGLPIFSRQGGGYYLWVGLPPGLDDLALARRASEQGIFIAPGTVFMPERHQPEGDEKTAGMRVNVAYADDPAFMAFLQAELAGAS